In Streptococcus sp. SN-1, a single genomic region encodes these proteins:
- the ulaG gene encoding L-ascorbate 6-phosphate lactonase: MPNVKEITRESWILATFPEWGTWLNEEIEEEVVPEGNFAMWWLGNCGTWIKTPGGANVVMDLWSNRGKSTKKVKDMVRGHQMANMAGVRKLQPNLRVQPMVIDPFAINELDYYLVSHFHSDHIDPYTAAAILNNPKLEHVKFIGPYHCGRIWEGWGVPKERIIVVKPGDTIELKDMKIHAVESFDRTCLVTLPVNGADETGGELAGLAVTDEEMAQKAVNYIFETPGGTIYHGADSHFSNYFAKHGKDFKIDVALNNYGENPVGIQDKMTSIDLLRMAENLRTKVIIPVHYDIWSNFMASTNEILELWKMRKDRLQYDFHPFIWEVGGKYTYPQDQHLVEYHHPRGFDDCFEQDSNIQFKALL; this comes from the coding sequence ATGCCAAACGTCAAAGAAATTACAAGAGAGTCATGGATTTTAGCTACTTTCCCAGAGTGGGGAACATGGTTGAACGAAGAAATCGAAGAAGAAGTCGTACCTGAAGGCAATTTTGCCATGTGGTGGCTAGGCAACTGTGGTACTTGGATTAAGACACCAGGTGGTGCTAACGTTGTCATGGACCTTTGGTCAAACCGTGGAAAATCAACCAAAAAAGTGAAAGATATGGTTCGTGGGCACCAAATGGCAAATATGGCAGGTGTTCGTAAGTTGCAACCAAACTTGCGTGTTCAGCCAATGGTTATCGATCCATTTGCTATCAACGAACTAGACTATTACTTAGTTTCACACTTCCATAGTGATCATATCGACCCATACACAGCTGCAGCAATTCTCAACAATCCTAAGTTAGAGCATGTTAAGTTTATCGGTCCTTACCACTGTGGACGAATCTGGGAAGGATGGGGTGTTCCAAAAGAACGTATCATCGTTGTTAAACCAGGTGACACTATCGAATTAAAAGATATGAAGATTCATGCAGTAGAATCATTTGACCGTACTTGCTTGGTAACTCTCCCAGTGAACGGTGCTGATGAGACAGGCGGTGAACTTGCTGGCTTAGCTGTTACAGATGAAGAAATGGCTCAAAAGGCTGTTAACTATATCTTTGAAACACCAGGTGGAACCATCTATCATGGTGCAGATTCTCACTTCTCAAACTATTTTGCAAAACATGGTAAAGACTTTAAAATTGATGTTGCTTTGAATAACTATGGTGAAAATCCGGTAGGTATCCAAGATAAAATGACATCTATCGACCTTCTTCGTATGGCAGAAAATCTGCGTACCAAAGTCATTATCCCAGTTCACTATGATATCTGGTCTAACTTCATGGCTTCTACTAATGAGATTCTAGAACTTTGGAAAATGAGAAAAGATCGCTTGCAATACGATTTCCATCCATTTATCTGGGAAGTTGGCGGTAAGTACACTTATCCTCAAGATCAACACTTAGTAGAATACCATCATCCACGTGGTTTTGATGATTGTTTTGAACAAGACTCTAACATTCAATTTAAAGCTTTGCTATAA
- a CDS encoding transcription antiterminator has product MVLDKASCDLLQYLMDQETSKTIMAISKDLKESRRKIYYHIDKINAALGDEALHIISIPRIGIHLTEEQRDACCELLSEVDSYDYIMSAHERMMIMLLWIGISKERITIEKLMELTEVSRNTVLNDLNSIRYQLTLEQYQVTLQVSKSQGYHLHAHPLNKIQYLQSLLYHIFMEENATFVSILEDKMKERLDGECLLSVEMNQFFKEQVPLVEQDLGKKINHHEVTFMLQVLPYLLLSCHNVEQYQERHQDIEKEFSLIRKRIEYQVSKKLGERLFQKFEISLSELEVSLVAVLLLSYRKDLDIHAESDDFRQLKLALEEFIWYFESQIRMEIENKDDLLRNLMIHCKALLFRKTYGIFSKNPLTKQIRSKYGELFLVTRKSAEILEGAWFIRLTDDDIAYLTIHIGGFLKYTPSSQKNMKKVYLVCDEGVAVSRLLLKQCKLYFPNEQIGTVFTTEQFKSVEDIAQVDVVITTNDDLDSRFPILRVNPILEAEDILKMLDYLKHNIFRNESKSFRENLSSLISSYIVDSKLASKFQEEVQTLINQEIVVQAFLEDI; this is encoded by the coding sequence ATGGTACTGGATAAGGCAAGTTGTGATTTACTTCAATATTTGATGGATCAAGAAACGTCCAAAACGATTATGGCGATTTCGAAAGATTTGAAAGAGTCAAGAAGGAAAATTTATTATCACATTGACAAAATCAATGCTGCTTTGGGTGACGAGGCGCTTCACATCATTAGTATTCCACGAATTGGTATTCACTTAACGGAAGAGCAGAGAGATGCTTGTTGTGAACTATTATCAGAAGTAGATTCGTACGATTATATCATGAGTGCGCATGAACGTATGATGATAATGTTACTATGGATAGGTATTTCTAAAGAACGTATTACGATTGAAAAATTGATGGAGTTAACAGAGGTGTCTAGGAATACTGTTCTCAATGATTTGAATAGTATTCGTTATCAACTAACTTTGGAACAATATCAGGTGACCTTGCAAGTGAGCAAGTCACAGGGATACCATCTTCATGCCCACCCTCTTAATAAAATTCAGTATCTTCAATCGCTTCTATATCATATTTTTATGGAAGAAAATGCCACTTTTGTATCTATTTTAGAAGATAAGATGAAAGAGAGGTTAGATGGTGAGTGTTTGCTTTCTGTTGAAATGAACCAATTTTTTAAGGAACAGGTTCCTTTAGTTGAACAAGATTTAGGGAAGAAAATAAATCATCATGAAGTAACTTTTATGTTGCAGGTTCTACCTTATTTGCTGTTAAGCTGTCATAATGTTGAACAGTATCAAGAAAGACATCAGGATATAGAGAAAGAATTTTCTTTGATAAGAAAAAGAATAGAGTATCAGGTGTCTAAGAAATTAGGAGAACGGTTGTTTCAAAAGTTTGAAATTTCTTTGTCAGAACTTGAAGTTTCTCTTGTAGCTGTTCTTCTCCTCTCCTATCGTAAAGATTTGGATATTCATGCAGAAAGTGATGATTTTCGGCAATTAAAACTTGCTTTAGAAGAATTTATCTGGTATTTTGAATCACAAATCCGAATGGAGATTGAGAACAAGGATGATTTGTTAAGAAATTTGATGATCCACTGTAAAGCCTTGTTATTTAGAAAGACTTACGGTATTTTTTCTAAAAATCCTCTAACAAAACAAATTCGATCCAAGTATGGAGAATTATTTTTAGTCACTAGAAAATCTGCGGAAATTTTAGAAGGAGCATGGTTTATTCGGCTAACAGACGATGATATTGCCTATTTGACGATTCATATTGGAGGATTTTTAAAGTATACACCATCGTCTCAAAAAAATATGAAAAAAGTTTATCTCGTTTGTGATGAAGGTGTTGCGGTTTCGAGACTTTTGCTGAAACAATGCAAACTTTATTTTCCAAATGAGCAAATTGGCACTGTATTTACAACAGAACAATTTAAGAGTGTGGAAGATATTGCACAAGTTGATGTAGTGATTACTACTAATGATGATTTGGATAGCAGATTTCCGATTTTAAGGGTTAATCCTATCCTTGAAGCAGAAGATATTTTGAAAATGCTAGACTATCTTAAACACAATATATTTCGTAATGAGAGCAAAAGTTTCAGAGAAAATCTTTCTAGTCTTATTTCGTCTTATATTGTAGACAGCAAGTTGGCTAGTAAGTTCCAAGAAGAGGTTCAAACACTTATAAATCAAGAAATAGTAGTTCAAGCTTTTTTGGAAGATATTTGA
- a CDS encoding L-ribulose-5-phosphate 4-epimerase — translation MNQVINDMRKRVCNANQSLPKHGLVKFTWGNVSEVNRELGVIVIKPSGVDYDELTPENMVVTDLDGQVLEGDLRPSSDLPTHVQLYKAWQEIGSVVHTHSTEAVGWAQAGRDIPFYGTTHADYFYGSIPCARSLTKDEVEVAYEKDTGLVIVEEFERRGLNPVEVPGIVVRNHGPFTWGKNPENAVYHSVVLEEVSRMNRFTEQINPRVEPAPQYILEKHYQRKHGPNAYYGQKK, via the coding sequence ATGAATCAAGTAATAAACGATATGCGTAAACGAGTCTGTAATGCCAATCAATCATTACCAAAACATGGACTTGTTAAATTTACCTGGGGAAATGTATCGGAAGTCAATCGCGAACTAGGTGTCATTGTTATTAAACCATCAGGCGTAGATTATGACGAATTGACACCTGAAAACATGGTGGTGACGGACTTGGATGGCCAAGTTCTAGAAGGAGATTTAAGACCATCTTCTGACCTCCCAACTCATGTGCAGTTATATAAGGCATGGCAAGAGATTGGTAGTGTGGTACACACCCATTCGACAGAAGCAGTTGGTTGGGCACAGGCTGGACGTGATATTCCTTTCTATGGAACAACCCATGCAGATTATTTCTACGGTTCAATCCCTTGCGCTCGTAGTTTGACCAAAGATGAAGTAGAAGTAGCCTATGAAAAAGATACTGGCTTGGTTATCGTAGAAGAATTTGAGCGTCGTGGTCTCAATCCTGTTGAAGTACCAGGTATTGTTGTACGCAATCACGGTCCATTCACCTGGGGAAAAAATCCAGAGAATGCTGTTTATCACTCTGTCGTACTAGAGGAAGTATCAAGGATGAATCGCTTTACAGAACAAATCAATCCAAGAGTTGAACCTGCTCCTCAGTACATTCTAGAAAAACACTACCAACGTAAGCATGGACCAAATGCTTATTACGGTCAAAAGAAATAA
- a CDS encoding L-ribulose-5-phosphate 3-epimerase translates to MARPIGIYEKATPTHFTWLERLNFAKELGFDFVEMSIDERDERLARLDWSKDERLEVVKAIYKTGVRIPSICFSGHRRYPLGSNDPVLEEKSLELMKKCIELAQDLGVRTIQLAGYDVYYEEKSPQTRQRFIKNLRKACDWAEEAQVVLAIEIMDDPFINSIEKYLAVEKEIDSPYLFVYPDIGNVSAWHNDVYSEFYLGHHAIAALHLKDTYAVTESSKGQFRDVTFGQGCVKWEEAFDILKQTNYNGPFLIEMWSENCETVEETRAAIQEAQAFLYPLIKKAGLM, encoded by the coding sequence ATGGCACGTCCAATTGGAATTTATGAAAAGGCAACCCCGACACACTTTACTTGGCTAGAACGTTTAAATTTTGCCAAGGAGTTAGGCTTTGATTTTGTCGAGATGTCTATTGATGAACGTGACGAGCGTTTAGCAAGACTGGACTGGAGCAAGGACGAGCGTTTGGAAGTTGTCAAAGCAATCTATAAAACTGGTGTTCGTATTCCTTCTATCTGTTTTTCAGGCCATCGTCGCTACCCATTGGGATCAAATGATCCAGTTCTAGAGGAAAAATCTCTAGAACTCATGAAAAAATGTATTGAATTAGCCCAAGACTTGGGAGTTCGTACTATTCAATTAGCTGGTTACGACGTTTATTATGAGGAAAAGTCACCCCAGACACGCCAACGTTTTATCAAAAATTTGAGAAAAGCTTGTGACTGGGCTGAAGAGGCTCAGGTGGTGCTTGCTATTGAAATTATGGATGATCCTTTCATCAATAGCATCGAAAAATACTTGGCTGTAGAAAAAGAGATTGACTCTCCCTACCTCTTTGTATACCCAGATATTGGTAATGTATCTGCATGGCATAATGATGTCTACAGTGAATTTTATCTTGGGCATCATGCCATCGCAGCTCTCCATCTCAAGGATACTTATGCAGTGACAGAAAGTTCAAAGGGCCAGTTCCGAGATGTAACTTTTGGGCAAGGTTGTGTCAAATGGGAAGAAGCTTTCGATATTTTAAAACAAACCAATTATAATGGACCTTTCCTAATCGAAATGTGGTCTGAAAATTGTGAAACTGTAGAAGAAACACGCGCAGCCATTCAAGAGGCGCAAGCTTTTCTCTATCCACTAATTAAGAAAGCAGGTTTGATGTAA
- a CDS encoding 3-keto-L-gulonate-6-phosphate decarboxylase UlaD — protein MTKRIPNLQVALDHSDLQGAIKAAVSVGQEVDIIEAGTVCLLQVGSELVEVLRSLFPDKIIVADTKCADAGGTVAKNNAVRGADWMTCICCATIPTMEAALKAITAERGDRGEIQIELYGDWTFEQAQLWLDAGISQAIYHQSRDALLAGETWGEKDLNKVKKLIDMGFRVSVTGGLDVDTLKLFEGVDVFTFIAGRGITEAADPAGAARAFKDEIRRIWR, from the coding sequence ATGACAAAAAGAATACCTAATTTACAAGTTGCATTAGATCATTCAGACTTGCAAGGAGCGATTAAAGCAGCTGTTTCTGTTGGTCAGGAAGTAGATATTATCGAAGCTGGAACTGTTTGCTTATTACAAGTTGGAAGTGAACTGGTTGAAGTCTTGCGAAGCCTTTTTCCAGATAAGATTATTGTGGCAGACACAAAATGTGCCGATGCTGGTGGAACAGTTGCCAAAAATAATGCCGTTCGTGGTGCCGATTGGATGACTTGTATCTGTTGTGCAACTATCCCTACTATGGAAGCGGCTCTAAAGGCTATCACGGCTGAACGTGGAGACCGAGGCGAAATCCAGATTGAACTTTATGGCGATTGGACTTTTGAACAAGCTCAGCTTTGGCTAGATGCTGGTATCTCACAAGCTATTTATCACCAATCTCGTGATGCACTTCTTGCTGGTGAGACTTGGGGTGAAAAAGACCTTAATAAGGTTAAAAAACTCATCGACATGGGCTTCCGTGTGTCTGTAACAGGTGGTCTAGATGTAGATACTCTCAAACTATTTGAAGGCGTTGATGTCTTTACCTTCATCGCAGGTCGTGGAATTACAGAAGCTGCGGATCCAGCAGGAGCAGCGCGTGCCTTCAAGGATGAAATCAGACGAATTTGGAGGTAA
- a CDS encoding PTS sugar transporter subunit IIA has translation MNLKQALIDNDSIRLGLEAKDWKEAVKVAVDPLIESGAILPEYYDAIIESTEEYGPYYILMPGMAMPHARPEAGVQRDAFSLITLQNPVVFSDGKEVSVLLALAATSSKIHTSVAIPQIIALFELEDSIARLQVCQTKEDVLTMIEESKDSPYLEGLDLES, from the coding sequence ATGAATTTAAAACAAGCTTTAATTGACAATGACTCGATCCGACTAGGTTTAGAAGCTAAAGACTGGAAAGAAGCAGTCAAGGTAGCAGTAGATCCCTTGATTGAAAGTGGAGCAATTTTGCCAGAGTATTACGATGCTATCATTGAATCGACTGAAGAGTATGGCCCATACTATATCTTAATGCCAGGTATGGCTATGCCCCATGCTAGACCTGAAGCTGGAGTGCAAAGAGATGCCTTTTCATTGATCACCTTACAAAATCCTGTTGTATTTTCAGATGGGAAAGAAGTTTCAGTTTTGTTGGCACTAGCAGCAACAAGCTCAAAAATTCACACAAGTGTAGCCATTCCACAGATTATTGCCTTGTTTGAATTAGAAGATTCTATCGCACGTTTACAGGTTTGCCAGACTAAGGAAGATGTCTTGACGATGATTGAAGAATCTAAGGATAGCCCTTATCTCGAGGGATTGGATTTGGAAAGTTAG